TCACACGGGGAGAAGTCGTCGGGATTTGTTTCGAAGTTACTTTCCTAGCTTCCTTTTTGTTTTGAATCGCCGTGATTCTGGCTATAGTGTACGCCGCAGGCATAGAAGAGGTGCTGATAGCAATACCACCCAATCCACAGGGGTGTCTTACGAGCAGAACAATGGCACGGCAACAACCACTTACACCCCCACCCAAGCCCAACCCAGAGTGGTGCCTAATGAGCAGGCCAATACCACTCAGCTTTTAGTGAATACTACAACTATGCCACTAACCACTAAAAACCCCACCCTTGCCCCTAACCACGCCCCCACCACACATTCCATATTGGTGCCTCACGAGCAGGGCAATACCACTCAAGCTACACCAAATACTACTTCAACAACTATGGCAACCACTACCCCTGCTCCCACCCAACCCAGAGAGTACATCATTGAGTACAATGAGGATCAGGTAGAGAGCATCTTTCTCCTAATCCTCTTGGTCATCATCGTGGGGGAGTTCTTCAGCACGCCGGCAGTCACCATTGTGGACACGGTGACGTTACAGTACCTGGGGAAGCACCGGGACCGCTACGGCCTGCAGAGAATGTGGGGGTCCCTTGGCTGGGGCGTGACCATGCTGCTAGTGGGTATCTGGATAGACCACACCCACCTTACGCTGCTCATCGACGGCGTGGTCGGCTGTATCCTGCCCGAATATAAGAACTACCAGGTGATGTATGACATTGAACGTGTGACAAATAATAAGCAATGGGTCGCTAAGGACGACATAGTTGATGCGTAAATACAAACGGAGTTAATTACATTTGTTCAGTTGTTCACTCATTCATACAttcactcattctctctttctttcattccTTGTCCAGGTGGCCTTCATAGTGTTTGGAGTGATGATGGGCCTGGCCCTGGTGGTAGCAACACAATTCTACTTCGACAGGTAATAGGGGCGGACACAATTTAAATTAGGTTTGAAACCCTGCCCTTTTAGCTTTGCCTTAAATCAATGATTTTATTCTTATTTTAGACTTCCTTTTTGTTTTATGTACTTTTATTCGTCTATTTTATACAACTGCTGTTTGTTTTTAATATCTTTCATTTGATTATTTTACTGTAAATGTCTGGTGGTTTTAAATGATCTTTTAAatgaagtttgatttgatttgacagtggGGACTACAGACAGGAGTTGTCTCAGAGGCCCCAGGAGGTAGAGATACCACAGGTAAATCATCTGGAAAATTGAAACTCACACTAAGTGGAATAGTCTTTCTAATTTCTTTAGCAGAAGTAAATACTGCTTTAAATAgaatatttttattattattatttgtttcaCACCTTATTTTTTTCAAACAGGTAGGCGGGAATGTGGCATCTCCAGAGGGGAGTGAGAGCTCCACCTCGGACCAGACCCCCATCACCCCAGAGTCTACCATCCCCGAACAGCCTTTCCACTACAGTGACCTCCTCAGGCTGTTCTGTAGTGTTCAGTACAGCACGGTGCTGTTCGTCGCCTGGTTCATGGGCTTCGGTTACGGCTTTGTGTTCACCTTTCTGTATTGGCATCTAGAGGACCTGAAGGGGACCACCACGCTGTTTGGTGTGTGTTCGGTTCTGAGTCATGTGTCGGAGCTGGCTGCTTACTTCACCAGTCATAAGTTTATTGAGCTGGTGGGACACATCAGGTAAGGAtggggttgttgttgttgttgttgttttggggaGGGTGGTGGAGGAAGGGATATCACATTATCCATCTCTTTTAGCCAAATCTTTTACCagaaacagcagcaacaacaactaaAGCACACTGTATTTTCTGAAACTGAGGATTTCCACATTCTCTATCCCGTTTCACCTCAGCTAGACATACTGCATGTAAACAAATCGTGTTCATTTAGAGTGCCTCTTGCTTGAACGTCACACAGACCTATACTATAGTCAGtgtatactatagtcagacagacagacctagcaCAAAGCAGggacatttgagagtgtgctgttATGTTTAAGGAGAGAGGGCCATCACTCTATCAGCTCTGTGTGACCTATGTCATTTTGACACACAAACATTCTTCTCTTAACATCTTGGGTGGTTATAACCCGGCAAGTAATGCAGTTACCTATTAGTGCAAAGGTCTCAAGAGGAATTTGTGCCACTGCTTTTTGCCTCACCAGTTCAATGGGCACTGTACGCAAAGAGTCATACTAACTATGCCTGGTAGGGCATCTCTTTGGACCTGAGATAATTAACGCGACAAAAGACGCTGATCTGTTTGCTTCCTCTTAATAACTTTTGCTCGGAGTACCTAACCTCTGAAAATCTCATCACTaatttctttctttcctccctgTTTTCCTAACTTAGGGTCTTGTACATTGGCTTGGCATGTAACACAGCACGCTACCTGTACATTTCTTACTTGGAGAATGCATGGATAGTTCTGCCTATGGAGGTCTTGCAAGGTAAGAGAGAGCAGGTCCGACATTGACGTTACTTCCTGTTGACATCTGACTGAGGAAAGGTTCAAATTGGAGTCCGTTGTTAAGGGCTGGAGAGCCTCAGTAAAGTAAATCTTAGGATGGGAATCTCTGTTGTTTCAAGCAATCGCTGCCTCATAAAACACCTTTTTCCATGCCAACGAAACAAGAACAGGATAAGATATAACTTAAAGGAATGTTAATATTGATTTTAAGTGAAAAGGACATTACAGTATCACATCAAAAACGGTCATATTAAAAGACAGTATCAACAAAAGGAAATTGAAGAAGGATATCCTGGTAATGTCATATGACTAGTGAATAGGCACAATGTTACCCCTGTTTGTCTTTCTGTGGTTACAGATGAGAGATTATTTAAGAGCCGGTTGGATGGGTCTTGTCAAACACTGGACAGGAGAATAATATTGTTCCACTCCCTCTTTCAGACACCTTGGGTGCAAAATAACCAATAGGACAGAGGTAGGCAACTAGATCCAGAGTGGGCTGATTTTTGTCGAAGAGAATGGTCGGGGCCCAGAAAATAATTATAATTTGTATACTGCAAATTGACCCAAGAAGAGTGTATTTTGAGACACAATCATGTATTATATATGTTTTGGGTGTAGAAACAGAATTCCtaaattaaacacatttttagaTGAATTCCTGGTGATTTTGCACTCTTTTTTTTACCCAAAACTACTATGCaaagtaccaactgtaaagtttggtggatgaggaataatagtctggggttgtttttcatggttcaggctaggtcccttagtgaagggaaatatttttaaaatctcttttcctccccaatttcgtggtatccaattggtagttacattcatacattgctgcaactcccatacggactcgggagaggcgaaggtcgaaactcgtgtgtcctccaaaacacaacccaaccaagccgcaccgcttcttgacacaatgcccacttaacccggaagccgcaccaatgtgtcgggggaaacaccgtacagcatgcactgtgcccggcccgccacaggagtcgctagtgtgtggtgggacaaggatatccctgcctgccaaacccttccctaacccggacgacgccgggtcaattgtgcgccgccccatgggtcacCCGGTCGCGGatggctgtgacagagcctggactcgaacccagaatctctagtggtacACCCAGCATTGTGATGTACCAActgagccttagaccactgcgccactcgggatccCCAGTGATGGGAATTCTTaacgctatagcatacaatgacattctagatgattctgtgcttccaactttgtggcaacagtttgggaaaggccctttcctgtttcagcatgacaatgcccccgtgtacaaagcgaggtccatacagaaatggtttgttcgagatcggtgtggaagaatttgactggcctgcacagaaccctgacctcaaccccatcaaacacctttgggatgaattggaacgccgactgcgagccggGCCTAATCGTCCAACACCAGTGACCGACCTcagtaatgctcttgtggctgaatggaagcaagtccccacagcaatgttccaacatctagtggaaagccttcccagaagagtggtggctgttacagcagcaaaaggggaaccaactccatattaatggccgtgattttggaatgagaggttcgacgagcaggtgtccacatacttttggtcatgtagtgtatatgattatatatattttttttttctaaaAATTTTGGGGGGGCCAAAAAGAAAGCCTGTTGCCAACCCCTGCTCTAGGACAGAGGCCCGTATTGTATAGTGAATGTACTCATCCATGATTCTTGCAAGGAATATAACTTTGGCGTTGTGTTTTGAATGGTGGCGGATAAAATGTCTTATAGGCCTACGCCTCATGACAATTTTTCTAGTAAAAACTCAATACATAAGAATAATCTCGTTATTACTGCTCATTAGTGAGAGGCACTGTTTGCTTTGGTGCTATAGCTTCTTCCTGAACTCTGTCTTAGAGGAGTGTCTTGCAGTCCCAGCCCACAAAGCAAAGTAAGATGACCACCCCGTTACTTCAGCGTAaggatgtgtgtgtatatctatccGACGTCTTGAATCTGTGGTCAAGGAATGAGAAGTCCGTCTGCCTGACGGATGATGAATGGAAGTCTGAGTGTCAACACTTCCTTATCTATAGGACTTAAATAAAAGAGAGGCGAGGTTTCCTGTTAGATTGTTTTCCCTATTGGCGCTAATACTACAAGACAGACTTCTTTTTCTATATGATGTTATTATTGAAATAATGTATAACATTttacgttttttgttgttgtcatttagcagacactcttaagcagagcgacttacaggagaaattagggttgagggccttgctcaagggcacatcaacagatttttcacctagtcggctcagggattcaaaccagcgacctttcggttactggcccaacactcttaaccgctaggctacctgccgcccctactttGAAGAAGCATTTTTATCCTTATACGCTGTGTAATGTTTAACACCTCCATCAATGCTTGTCCTCTGGCATCATTGACATTCtactcatttagcagacgctcttatgcagAGTTACTTACAGTCGTGAGTGCATAGATTTTCGTACTGttccccgtgggaatcaaacctacAACCCTGGctttgcaagcgccatgctctaccaactgagccacacacagTATTTGACTTTTCTAAcctttttgttttgtctttctgtcttgTCTCTTTGTACTGTAGGTGTGACCCATGCGTCCGTTTGGGCAGCCTGTATCTCCTACCTGAGTGCCGCGGTGCCCCCAGCTCTGAGGACCTCTGCCCAGGGTATCCTCCAGGGTCTACACCTGGGGCTGGGACGGGGCTGTGGGGCCATGGTGGGGGGAGTCTTCGTCAACTATTTTGGTACGGCTGCGACGACAACGGCCCCTTTTGACAGTCCCATTTGAGTCGTGAAATTAAGCAACTCTTGACATACAGCCGTGTTTTTATAATAGAACATGATTTTGAGAACCAATGAGTTATACTATTTATTACACATTTATGAACTACATACATGCCCACTAATAATCAACTGTCTATAAACGATGTACAAACCTTTCATAACCCTGTTAAATGACACCTTTAACATGAAGTGTAACTGTTGTGTTGTTTCTGTGTCTGTAAAGTGCATCTTTCTTTTTCCAGGAGCTGCAGAGACGTTCAGAGGGATTGGAATGGCTTCCCTGGTGATACTCCTCATCTTCTCCTTCATTCAATGTCTGACCGGACAAAACGAGGAaaagggtgagggaggggagagcaccTCAgttcatttttttcttttttacagACCCTGCACTGTTCGAGGAATTTGTTCTGTATAGAATGGATTCGTGGATTGCTTCATATATTGCACTAAACCACATGTATTTTTAACAGTGTACCATACACAAATAACCTAAATTGTATTCCCCTCAATAGAGGACAGGATGCTAGCAGAGAACATTCCGGTTCCTTCCAGTCCAGTTCCCATCGCTACCATAGACTTGATGCAGAACCAGAGCCAGGTCAGAACTCTCCAAATTGTTGTACTGCTTCTTTCAGCAAAACAATTTCCCATTGTGGGATAATGACGTGTACtattagtactactactactaattactactactactactactactgccaggTGGGTGTGATGGTGCCCCGCTCTAACCCTAGTCCCCCGGCTAAGAAGACCAAGcaccaggaggagc
The window above is part of the Oncorhynchus gorbuscha isolate QuinsamMale2020 ecotype Even-year linkage group LG21, OgorEven_v1.0, whole genome shotgun sequence genome. Proteins encoded here:
- the LOC124007912 gene encoding major facilitator superfamily domain-containing protein 6-A-like isoform X3; this translates as MAVDDKVVILSDDEEDQKRKYVLDEPFNNLSLELQTDREPVPAAASDTQSAPETPMASPLKDLGCFERMCLRVNSQLLISKIFYFFFYAAYGSLHPLLAVYYKQLGMSPSRSGLLVGIRYFIEFCSAPFWGVVADRFKKGKPLLLFSVLCWLVFNCGIGFVKPAAMVCKEKVDIPTVAPPILPLTTMIPINGSLPDVSTNHTGRSRRDLFRSYFPSFLFVLNRRDSGYSVRRRHRRGADSNTTQSTGVSYEQNNGTATTTYTPTQAQPRVVPNEQANTTQLLVNTTTMPLTTKNPTLAPNHAPTTHSILVPHEQGNTTQATPNTTSTTMATTTPAPTQPREYIIEYNEDQVESIFLLILLVIIVGEFFSTPAVTIVDTVTLQYLGKHRDRYGLQRMWGSLGWGVTMLLVGIWIDHTHLTLLIDGVVGCILPEYKNYQVAFIVFGVMMGLALVVATQFYFDSGDYRQELSQRPQEVEIPQVGGNVASPEGSESSTSDQTPITPESTIPEQPFHYSDLLRLFCSVQYSTVLFVAWFMGFGYGFVFTFLYWHLEDLKGTTTLFGVCSVLSHVSELAAYFTSHKFIELVGHIRCDPCVRLGSLYLLPECRGAPSSEDLCPGYPPGSTPGAGTGLWGHGGGSLRQLFWSCRDVQRDWNGFPGDTPHLLLHSMSDRTKRGKGGQDASREHSGSFQSSSHRYHRLDAEPEPGGCDGAPL
- the LOC124007912 gene encoding major facilitator superfamily domain-containing protein 6-A-like isoform X1 — encoded protein: MAVDDKVVILSDDEEDQKRKYVLDEPFNNLSLELQTDREPVPAAASDTQSAPETPMASPLKDLGCFERMCLRVNSQLLISKIFYFFFYAAYGSLHPLLAVYYKQLGMSPSRSGLLVGIRYFIEFCSAPFWGVVADRFKKGKPLLLFSVLCWLVFNCGIGFVKPAAMVCKEKVDIPTVAPPILPLTTMIPINGSLPDVSTNHTGRSRRDLFRSYFPSFLFVLNRRDSGYSVRRRHRRGADSNTTQSTGVSYEQNNGTATTTYTPTQAQPRVVPNEQANTTQLLVNTTTMPLTTKNPTLAPNHAPTTHSILVPHEQGNTTQATPNTTSTTMATTTPAPTQPREYIIEYNEDQVESIFLLILLVIIVGEFFSTPAVTIVDTVTLQYLGKHRDRYGLQRMWGSLGWGVTMLLVGIWIDHTHLTLLIDGVVGCILPEYKNYQVAFIVFGVMMGLALVVATQFYFDSGDYRQELSQRPQEVEIPQVGGNVASPEGSESSTSDQTPITPESTIPEQPFHYSDLLRLFCSVQYSTVLFVAWFMGFGYGFVFTFLYWHLEDLKGTTTLFGVCSVLSHVSELAAYFTSHKFIELVGHIRVLYIGLACNTARYLYISYLENAWIVLPMEVLQGVTHASVWAACISYLSAAVPPALRTSAQGILQGLHLGLGRGCGAMVGGVFVNYFGAAETFRGIGMASLVILLIFSFIQCLTGQNEEKEDRMLAENIPVPSSPVPIATIDLMQNQSQVGVMVPRSNPSPPAKKTKHQEEQEDVNRPAWVLSGSPWVTIAFAVCQIREMYCMAKSSLPSETQPLQFELQHHQGWCTVGKMAEDRQKWRAFVAAL
- the LOC124007912 gene encoding major facilitator superfamily domain-containing protein 6-A-like isoform X2 produces the protein MAVDDKVVILSDDEEDQKRKYVLDEPFNNLSLELQTDREPVPAAASDTQSAPETPMASPLKDLGCFERMCLRVNSQLLISKIFYFFFYAAYGSLHPLLAVYYKQLGMSPSRSGLLVGIRYFIEFCSAPFWGVVADRFKKGKPLLLFSVLCWLVFNCGIGFVKPAAMVCKEKVDIPTVAPPILPLTTMIPINGSLPDVSTNHTGRSRRDLFRSYFPSFLFVLNRRDSGYSVRRRHRRGADSNTTQSTGVSYEQNNGTATTTYTPTQAQPRVVPNEQANTTQLLVNTTTMPLTTKNPTLAPNHAPTTHSILVPHEQGNTTQATPNTTSTTMATTTPAPTQPREYIIEYNEDQVESIFLLILLVIIVGEFFSTPAVTIVDTVTLQYLGKHRDRYGLQRMWGSLGWGVTMLLVGIWIDHTHLTLLIDGVVGCILPEYKNYQVAFIVFGVMMGLALVVATQFYFDSGDYRQELSQRPQEVEIPQVGGNVASPEGSESSTSDQTPITPESTIPEQPFHYSDLLRLFCSVQYSTVLFVAWFMGFGYGFVFTFLYWHLEDLKGTTTLFGVCSVLSHVSELAAYFTSHKFIELVGHIRVLYIGLACNTARYLYISYLENAWIVLPMEVLQGVTHASVWAACISYLSAAVPPALRTSAQGILQGLHLGLGRGCGAMVGGVFVNYFGAAETFRGIGMASLVILLIFSFIQCLTGQNEEKEDRMLAENIPVPSSPVPIATIDLMQNQSQVGVMVPRSNPSPPAKKTKHQEEQEDVNRPAWVLSGSPWVTIAFAVCQIREMYCMAKSSLPSETQPLQEQNDQNSSEYKAVETEHRATEVTTPP